Genomic window (Deltaproteobacteria bacterium):
AGTTGCGCCGAGCCGGCCTGCGAGCCGACCACGTGGCCGGCGATGTCCTCGGGCTCCTTGATCGCGTCGTCGCCCTTGCGTTTCACGAGCGCCATGGTTGCGTCCGCGATCGGCAGGCTCAGCGCGTACTTCTCGTAGCGCTCCCTGGTGACGGTCACGGACGTGACGACATAGTCGAATTTGGCCGCCGCCAAGCCGGGAAGAATGCCCTGCCAGGGAAGATCGAGCCGCGTCAGCTTTACTCCCGGCAACGCCTTCATGACGCGCGCCATGATGTCCGTCGAGTAGCCGACGATCTTGCCGTCCTTGACGAACTCGAATGGCGGGAACCGAGCCTCGGTTCCGACAACGAACTCGCCGCGTTTCTTGATGTCGGTCAGGAGATCCGCTTTGGCGGGCGGGCTGGAGATGGTGAAGCTCGCTGTAACGGCGGCCACGAATATGACCGCCTGGACTCGTTTGAATAAGGTCTG
Coding sequences:
- a CDS encoding transporter substrate-binding domain-containing protein produces the protein MQTLFKRVQAVIFVAAVTASFTISSPPAKADLLTDIKKRGEFVVGTEARFPPFEFVKDGKIVGYSTDIMARVMKALPGVKLTRLDLPWQGILPGLAAAKFDYVVTSVTVTRERYEKYALSLPIADATMALVKRKGDDAIKEPEDIAGHVVGSQAGSAQLQALQAFAKRLSGAGTGVKGIKTYVDFNEAFADLAAGRISAVCNSLPNLLELVRTRPDRFELVLPTFGPKKYFSWAGRKDVKSASLVAFMNSQLAALNKSGVLTELQKKWFGGPMDLPSDTLPVPAD